A stretch of the Veillonella parvula DSM 2008 genome encodes the following:
- the leuS gene encoding leucine--tRNA ligase: MNEKYVAQDIEKKWQQYWEDNHTFKTEYDESKEKYYVLEMFPYPSGNLHMGHVRNYSIGDVVARFKKMKGFNVLHPMGWDSFGMPAENAAIKHGIAPKTWTLDNIENMKLQQKALGLSYDWDREVATCKEDYYKWTQWFFEQFYKKGLAYKKEAKVNWCETCHTVLANEQVIDGACWRCDNPVEKKDLSQWFLRITEYADRLLTDLDTLDHWPQRVKLMQKNWIGRSEGTEFSFEVPSINERVSVYTTRVDTIYGVSYVVLAPEHPYVERIIENAPNKAELESFITRMRNMSDIDRTSTEAPKEGMFTGSYAVNPMSGEQVPVWIANYVLVDYGTGAVMGSPAHDERDWEFAHKYDLPIKQVVACEGEEYSLEKWQEWYHEDGILVNSGDYNGQTSAEARKNITAALNERGIGEGKVNFRLRDWLISRQRYWGVPIPVVYCEKCGEQLVPEEQLPVRLPENVKFESGAVSPLATSESFLNTTCPKCGGPARRETDTMDTFIDSSWYFLRYTDAKNDQAPFDKKIANYWMNVDQYIGGIEHAILHLLYSRFFVKVIHDLDLIEANEPFRGLLTQGMVLKEGSKMSKSKGNVVSPEEIINTYGADTARLFILFAAPVDRDLDWSDQGVEGSYRFLGRVWRIVDTYNEEAKKNVTGELTKDEFALRRELHRVIKKVTEDLDNNFNFNTAISAIMELVNAMYAYKDKAETINSALANELTRSLLLLLAPFVPHITEELWHELGETTSIHTENWPVYEEAALVVDEVEVVLQVNGKVRDKLTVSVNITKEELETMAKESSRVQEFTEGKNIVKVIYVPGKLVNIVVK; this comes from the coding sequence ATGAACGAAAAATATGTAGCCCAAGATATTGAAAAAAAGTGGCAACAGTATTGGGAAGATAACCATACGTTTAAAACAGAATATGATGAATCTAAAGAAAAATACTATGTATTAGAAATGTTCCCGTACCCATCTGGTAATTTACACATGGGTCACGTGCGTAACTATTCCATCGGTGATGTAGTAGCTCGTTTCAAAAAAATGAAGGGCTTCAACGTGTTGCATCCAATGGGCTGGGACTCCTTTGGTATGCCTGCTGAAAATGCGGCTATCAAACATGGTATTGCACCTAAAACATGGACTCTTGATAATATCGAGAACATGAAATTACAACAAAAAGCTCTTGGTTTGTCCTACGATTGGGATCGCGAAGTAGCAACATGTAAAGAAGATTACTATAAATGGACTCAATGGTTTTTTGAACAGTTCTATAAAAAAGGCTTAGCGTACAAAAAAGAAGCTAAAGTAAACTGGTGTGAAACTTGTCATACTGTATTGGCAAACGAACAAGTCATCGATGGTGCTTGCTGGCGCTGTGATAACCCAGTTGAGAAAAAAGACTTGTCTCAATGGTTCTTGCGCATCACTGAATATGCAGATCGCTTGTTAACTGATTTGGATACTCTTGATCACTGGCCACAACGCGTTAAATTGATGCAAAAGAATTGGATTGGCCGCTCAGAAGGTACGGAGTTTTCCTTTGAAGTACCTTCTATTAATGAACGTGTATCTGTGTATACGACCCGTGTAGATACAATTTATGGCGTAAGCTATGTAGTACTGGCTCCTGAACATCCATATGTAGAACGCATTATTGAAAACGCTCCTAATAAAGCTGAATTAGAATCTTTTATTACACGTATGCGGAATATGAGCGATATTGACCGTACATCTACAGAGGCACCTAAAGAAGGTATGTTCACAGGCTCTTATGCAGTAAACCCTATGTCTGGCGAACAAGTTCCAGTTTGGATTGCTAACTATGTATTAGTAGACTATGGTACAGGCGCTGTAATGGGTTCTCCTGCACATGATGAACGTGACTGGGAATTTGCTCATAAATACGATTTGCCAATTAAACAGGTTGTAGCTTGTGAAGGCGAAGAATATAGCCTTGAAAAATGGCAAGAATGGTACCATGAAGATGGCATTCTAGTTAACTCTGGCGATTATAACGGCCAAACATCTGCAGAGGCTCGTAAAAATATTACAGCTGCTCTTAATGAACGCGGTATTGGTGAAGGTAAAGTAAACTTCCGCCTTCGTGACTGGTTGATTTCTCGTCAACGTTATTGGGGCGTGCCAATTCCTGTAGTATATTGTGAAAAATGTGGTGAACAACTCGTTCCTGAAGAACAGTTACCAGTACGCTTGCCAGAGAATGTTAAATTTGAATCTGGTGCCGTATCTCCATTAGCTACATCTGAAAGCTTCCTAAATACTACATGTCCTAAGTGTGGTGGCCCTGCACGTCGTGAAACAGACACGATGGACACATTTATCGATTCCTCTTGGTACTTCTTGCGCTATACAGACGCTAAAAACGACCAAGCTCCATTCGATAAAAAAATTGCTAATTACTGGATGAATGTTGACCAATATATCGGCGGCATTGAACATGCTATCTTGCACTTGTTGTACTCTCGATTCTTTGTGAAAGTTATTCACGATTTAGACCTTATCGAAGCTAATGAACCATTCCGCGGCTTATTGACGCAAGGTATGGTTCTTAAAGAAGGCAGCAAAATGTCTAAATCTAAAGGTAATGTAGTTTCTCCTGAAGAAATTATCAATACCTATGGTGCAGATACTGCTCGTTTGTTTATTCTATTCGCGGCTCCTGTCGATCGTGACCTTGATTGGTCTGATCAAGGTGTTGAAGGCTCTTACCGTTTCTTAGGTCGTGTATGGCGTATCGTTGATACGTATAACGAAGAGGCTAAGAAGAATGTAACTGGTGAACTTACAAAAGACGAATTCGCTTTGCGTCGTGAGTTACACCGTGTCATCAAAAAGGTTACGGAAGACTTAGATAATAATTTCAACTTTAATACAGCAATTTCTGCAATCATGGAACTTGTAAATGCTATGTACGCTTATAAGGACAAAGCAGAGACTATCAATAGCGCATTAGCAAATGAATTGACTCGTTCCTTATTGCTTCTTTTAGCGCCATTCGTTCCTCATATTACAGAAGAGTTATGGCATGAATTGGGTGAAACTACATCCATTCATACTGAAAATTGGCCTGTATACGAAGAAGCTGCGCTTGTAGTAGACGAAGTAGAAGTAGTATTGCAAGTAAATGGTAAAGTTCGCGATAAACTTACTGTTTCCGTAAATATTACGAAAGAAGAATTAGAAACAATGGCTAAAGAGTCTAGTCGTGTTCAAGAGTTTACAGAAGGTAAAAACATTGTAAAAGTTATTTATGTACCAGGTAAACTTGTAAATATCGTTGTTAAATAA
- a CDS encoding glycosyl hydrolase family 18 protein, giving the protein MIHKSTIIKSLTALVMSALSSTFVQAEVLVPLDQFLATTTRHYEANQYKTAYTVYVPQSELQGDTVILNPAAVGEPVKLPITKKDGISYVDIESEPAMLGVSYTKNNGQLILGPAPEASTVKAPYTLQTPLAWAFDPWTTEGIPYQAKLNTSGDNIISPSWFKLHSLGLEASSNVNIDYVKVYKDKGYHIWPLITNRFDSNFTSGILADQSVWKKFAHNLVQYAYIYGFDGYNFDFENIDYADRDRLTTFVAYLSNHLHQYNIKTSIDVTGYSDSPEWSLVYNRKALADKVDYVVLMAYDETWAKSTTAGPVASYPWVRSHTERMLSEVPSQKLILGVPFYMRLWHDTNGYAKSETLAMKNTSNYFANYRDKMTWDDRLKLYYLSIPTASGSDRIWFEDNTSLGLKLDLVKELHLGGFAAWRKGFEDSSTITMIQEKDLGRGIPKSSTAVVPEPVVQEAKPLTKLEQYKLRLEEKEKEKAAKAEAKRKAKEEKEAAKRKAKEEAEKVKAEKKRLEEEAKAKKEHNKQTVKEQNDLYTSYSSNQNTSPKNDLTKTIQVVKR; this is encoded by the coding sequence ATGATTCATAAATCTACTATTATAAAATCGTTAACAGCTTTAGTAATGTCTGCATTATCAAGTACATTCGTACAAGCAGAGGTATTGGTACCATTAGATCAATTTTTAGCCACTACTACACGTCATTACGAAGCAAATCAATATAAAACAGCATATACAGTATATGTTCCACAAAGTGAATTGCAAGGTGATACGGTTATTTTAAATCCTGCAGCCGTAGGTGAACCTGTTAAATTGCCCATTACTAAAAAAGATGGTATATCCTATGTAGATATTGAGTCTGAGCCAGCTATGCTGGGTGTTAGTTATACAAAAAATAATGGTCAACTTATTTTAGGACCTGCACCAGAAGCATCTACGGTGAAAGCACCTTATACATTGCAAACACCATTGGCTTGGGCTTTTGATCCATGGACAACAGAGGGAATTCCGTATCAGGCAAAACTCAATACGAGTGGTGATAATATTATTTCTCCAAGTTGGTTTAAATTGCATAGCTTAGGTTTAGAAGCAAGTTCAAATGTAAATATTGATTATGTGAAAGTGTATAAGGATAAAGGCTATCATATTTGGCCGTTGATTACTAATCGTTTTGACTCTAATTTTACAAGTGGTATTCTGGCGGATCAATCGGTATGGAAGAAATTTGCTCATAATCTTGTTCAATATGCCTATATATATGGGTTTGATGGTTATAACTTTGACTTTGAAAACATTGATTATGCTGACCGTGATCGTTTAACAACATTTGTAGCATATTTGTCTAATCATTTACATCAGTATAATATTAAAACTTCTATTGATGTGACTGGCTATTCTGATAGTCCAGAATGGTCATTAGTGTATAACCGTAAAGCTTTGGCAGATAAAGTAGACTATGTAGTTCTTATGGCGTATGACGAAACTTGGGCTAAGAGTACTACTGCAGGTCCTGTTGCAAGTTATCCTTGGGTTCGTAGCCATACAGAAAGAATGCTATCTGAAGTTCCTTCTCAAAAGTTAATATTAGGCGTACCATTCTATATGCGCTTATGGCATGACACGAATGGTTATGCTAAAAGCGAAACATTGGCTATGAAGAATACAAGTAATTACTTTGCTAATTACAGAGATAAAATGACTTGGGACGATCGATTAAAGTTATACTATTTATCTATTCCAACAGCTTCTGGTTCAGATCGTATTTGGTTTGAAGATAATACATCGTTAGGCTTAAAACTTGATCTGGTAAAAGAATTACACCTTGGTGGGTTTGCTGCATGGCGTAAAGGGTTTGAAGATTCTTCTACGATTACTATGATTCAAGAAAAAGACTTAGGACGTGGTATTCCTAAATCTTCTACAGCAGTTGTTCCTGAACCTGTAGTTCAAGAAGCTAAACCATTAACAAAGCTTGAACAATACAAATTACGCTTAGAAGAAAAAGAAAAAGAAAAAGCAGCTAAAGCGGAAGCAAAACGGAAAGCTAAAGAAGAGAAAGAGGCTGCTAAACGCAAAGCAAAAGAAGAAGCTGAAAAAGTAAAAGCTGAGAAAAAACGCTTAGAAGAAGAGGCTAAAGCTAAAAAAGAGCATAATAAACAAACAGTTAAAGAGCAAAATGATTTATATACTAGTTATAGTTCGAATCAAAATACAAGCCCTAAAAATGATTTAACAAAAACTATTCAAGTCGTAAAACGCTAG
- the lgt gene encoding prolipoprotein diacylglyceryl transferase, giving the protein MHQYLFFIGDFPIRAYGTMLALAIICGASVAYVLLKKDGRGWHEHIIDFSITVAVAGLIGARLWDVFFFDWDYYGNHLLEIPFVWQGGMAIQGGVVLGTIAGYWYLRKNKIDFWAFADLFAPALILAQSVGRMANLLNGDAFGHPTGGNYGIIYPESTLAYRTYGNQPLWPAEVWEGQIDILIFVALLLFGSFKHAKGQVFVLYAILYSTARFFLEFLRGDYVNLTLGLKSAQMTSLVAIIVGICVFIYLGYLEKKNQKIIVATEPTVKTKKRK; this is encoded by the coding sequence ATGCATCAATATTTATTTTTCATAGGGGACTTCCCTATTAGAGCCTATGGTACCATGTTAGCTTTGGCTATCATTTGTGGTGCCTCTGTTGCCTATGTACTTTTGAAAAAGGATGGCCGCGGTTGGCATGAACACATCATCGACTTTTCCATTACTGTAGCCGTAGCTGGTCTCATCGGTGCTCGTCTATGGGACGTATTCTTCTTTGATTGGGATTATTACGGTAATCATTTATTAGAAATTCCCTTTGTTTGGCAAGGAGGTATGGCCATTCAAGGTGGCGTGGTACTAGGCACAATTGCTGGCTATTGGTATCTTCGTAAAAACAAAATTGACTTTTGGGCTTTTGCCGATTTATTTGCCCCTGCATTGATTTTAGCTCAATCGGTAGGCCGTATGGCAAACCTTTTAAACGGTGATGCTTTCGGTCATCCTACAGGTGGTAATTATGGTATTATCTATCCTGAAAGTACCCTTGCCTATCGCACCTACGGTAATCAGCCGCTTTGGCCTGCCGAAGTATGGGAAGGTCAAATTGATATTCTCATCTTTGTAGCCCTTCTATTATTTGGATCTTTCAAACATGCTAAAGGTCAAGTATTTGTCCTATACGCTATTCTCTACTCTACAGCTCGTTTCTTCTTAGAGTTCTTGCGTGGCGATTATGTAAATCTAACATTAGGTTTAAAATCTGCTCAAATGACAAGTCTTGTAGCAATCATTGTGGGCATCTGTGTATTTATCTACCTAGGCTATCTAGAAAAGAAAAATCAAAAAATAATTGTTGCTACAGAGCCAACAGTTAAAACTAAAAAGCGTAAATAA
- the trmFO gene encoding methylenetetrahydrofolate--tRNA-(uracil(54)-C(5))-methyltransferase (FADH(2)-oxidizing) TrmFO, with the protein MNHKNVIVIGAGLAGSEAAWQLANRGIYVDLYEMRPVKSSPAHQTDQFAELVCSNSLRAGNIENAVGLLKEEMRRLGSIIMECADATAVPAGGALAVDRHLFSEMVTKKVKSHPNITVHHEEVTEIPIEGTVIFASGPLTSVALGDKIKALTGETGFYFYDAAAPIVTAESLNYDKVFAASRYDKGDADYLNCPMTEEEYKAFWHELTTAEAVQPKDFEKEIYFEGCMPVEIMASRGEDTLRYGPLKPVGLVDKRTNEESYAVVQLRKENKEGTMFNLVGFQTHLKWGEQKRVFGMIPGLENADFIRYGVMHRNTYINSPELLNHAFQLKKEPRLFFAGQMTGVEGYLESAASGLMVGLQVDRYLEEQPFIEFPKTTAIGSLSHYISNYEGSNFQPMNVNFGIMESWPQKVRKKKEKNALIANRALEELDALKAKENL; encoded by the coding sequence TTGAATCATAAAAATGTTATCGTTATTGGTGCAGGCCTTGCAGGCTCTGAAGCGGCTTGGCAACTCGCTAACCGAGGCATTTATGTAGACTTATATGAAATGCGACCTGTTAAGAGTTCTCCGGCGCATCAAACAGATCAATTTGCGGAGCTTGTATGTAGTAACTCGTTGCGCGCTGGTAATATTGAAAATGCGGTAGGTCTTTTGAAAGAAGAAATGCGTCGACTTGGTTCCATCATTATGGAATGTGCCGATGCAACTGCTGTTCCTGCAGGTGGCGCTTTAGCCGTTGACCGTCATTTGTTTAGTGAAATGGTGACGAAGAAGGTAAAGAGCCATCCTAATATTACAGTTCATCACGAAGAGGTAACTGAGATTCCTATAGAGGGAACTGTTATCTTTGCTTCTGGTCCACTTACGTCTGTAGCATTAGGAGATAAGATTAAGGCCTTAACTGGTGAAACAGGCTTTTACTTCTACGATGCTGCTGCACCTATTGTAACGGCTGAATCCTTAAACTATGATAAAGTTTTTGCTGCTTCTCGTTATGATAAGGGCGATGCGGATTATCTTAACTGTCCTATGACCGAAGAAGAATATAAAGCGTTCTGGCATGAGCTTACAACGGCTGAAGCCGTACAACCAAAAGATTTTGAAAAGGAAATCTACTTTGAAGGCTGTATGCCCGTAGAAATTATGGCGAGCCGTGGGGAAGATACATTACGTTATGGACCATTAAAGCCTGTAGGCTTAGTGGATAAACGTACCAATGAGGAATCTTACGCAGTGGTACAATTGCGTAAGGAAAATAAGGAAGGCACCATGTTTAACTTGGTAGGCTTCCAAACTCATTTAAAATGGGGCGAGCAAAAGCGTGTATTCGGTATGATTCCAGGCCTTGAAAATGCCGATTTTATTCGTTATGGTGTTATGCATCGCAATACGTATATCAATTCTCCTGAGTTGTTAAATCATGCATTCCAGCTTAAAAAGGAACCGCGTTTATTCTTTGCTGGTCAAATGACTGGAGTTGAAGGTTATTTAGAATCTGCTGCTAGTGGTCTAATGGTAGGCCTACAAGTAGACCGTTACTTAGAGGAACAACCATTTATTGAATTTCCTAAGACGACGGCTATCGGTTCCCTTAGTCACTATATTTCTAACTACGAAGGCTCTAATTTCCAACCGATGAATGTCAACTTTGGCATTATGGAGTCGTGGCCTCAAAAAGTACGTAAGAAAAAAGAAAAAAATGCACTGATTGCAAATCGTGCATTAGAAGAACTTGATGCTCTAAAAGCTAAAGAAAATTTATAA